A single genomic interval of Amycolatopsis albispora harbors:
- a CDS encoding DUF6884 domain-containing protein, which yields MTFAAAIEPEQGLVIVSCSREKLVTTDPTPALELYQGALVPHLREHLAPNYQVRIRILSAEHGLLHPEDLVGTYDHKLRSRGEAEALRARVTSRLANDLRGKTLRQVLVVLEPLYVIAAECLFDHVPPLELAVLPEPTDWLGARRVLSRWGWL from the coding sequence ATGACGTTCGCCGCCGCCATCGAGCCTGAGCAGGGCCTGGTCATCGTCTCTTGCAGCCGCGAGAAGCTCGTTACCACCGATCCGACTCCGGCGCTGGAGCTGTACCAGGGCGCGCTGGTGCCTCACTTGCGCGAACACCTGGCCCCCAACTACCAGGTGCGGATCAGGATCCTGTCCGCGGAACACGGCCTGCTGCACCCCGAGGACCTGGTCGGCACGTACGACCACAAGCTTCGTAGCCGCGGCGAGGCCGAAGCCCTCCGGGCTCGGGTGACCTCGCGCCTCGCCAACGACCTGCGTGGCAAGACGCTGCGGCAGGTGCTCGTGGTGTTGGAGCCGCTCTACGTGATCGCCGCCGAATGCCTGTTCGATCACGTTCCGCCGCTGGAGTTGGCGGTGTTGCCGGAACCGACCGATTGGTTGGGCGCAAGGCGAGTGCTGTCCCGTTGGGGCTGGCTATGA
- a CDS encoding formylglycine-generating enzyme family protein, giving the protein MNVEWIEVPGGTCAFGDDARPAEIGTLLWTRTPITYAQLSGGRTSTRSLHPVTGLKHDQAVQVAHALGGRLPTSAEWEWMAAGPTGRHWPWGDQEWTPELANLNGSGLDATSPVDTHPAGATPEGLLDVAGNVWEWTARSTMGNGAVLRGGSYASLPLYARSTFLNAAPAELASEGIGLRVVRRP; this is encoded by the coding sequence GTGAACGTCGAGTGGATCGAGGTGCCCGGTGGGACTTGCGCGTTCGGCGATGACGCCCGACCTGCCGAGATCGGCACCTTGCTGTGGACACGCACCCCGATCACCTACGCCCAACTGAGCGGCGGACGCACCAGTACACGCAGCCTGCACCCGGTCACCGGCCTCAAACACGACCAGGCCGTTCAGGTCGCGCACGCTCTGGGCGGCAGGCTGCCGACCTCGGCGGAATGGGAGTGGATGGCGGCCGGGCCCACGGGCCGACATTGGCCATGGGGCGATCAGGAGTGGACTCCGGAGCTGGCGAACCTGAATGGCTCAGGGCTGGACGCCACGAGTCCGGTCGACACCCACCCCGCCGGCGCGACCCCTGAAGGGCTGTTGGACGTAGCGGGCAACGTGTGGGAGTGGACCGCTCGCTCGACGATGGGCAACGGGGCGGTCCTGCGTGGCGGGTCCTACGCCTCGCTTCCGCTGTACGCGCGGTCAACGTTCCTCAACGCCGCGCCCGCCGAGCTGGCCTCGGAGGGCATCGGGCTTCGGGTGGTGCGCCGACCATGA